A genomic region of Nostoc sp. UHCC 0702 contains the following coding sequences:
- a CDS encoding restriction endonuclease: MSVTPPQIIELTEYVPKLLPRSQLPDAVGEMLWRDYDIQVSVDFPSPKTGSCWRLTAQGWVGHIPLTSDFHIALRPKVKLGNLLRMLEYVYDLKSFRFLSGLVDCQTLLEFYERLADILARRILNRGRQGFYCAHIPKTEHLPYVRGRIDVRLLGTRPWDTKIQCHYEEHTADVEENQILAWTLWCIARSGLCTEKVMPTLRHAYHLLQGFVTLQPCNPRTCIGRQYNRLNEDYRPLHALCRFFLEQIAPSHETGTNATLPFLVNMSQLYERFVAEWLKTHRETALLTQALDIQSQERVYLVQDKALYLDIDLVLYDMATGIARYVLDTKYKAASKPANADINQMVAYAEAKGCQKAILIYPAPLAEPLNIKIGNIQIRSLTFSLAGDLEQAGYRFLQDLLETEVR; the protein is encoded by the coding sequence ATGAGTGTAACACCACCACAGATCATAGAATTAACTGAATATGTTCCCAAATTGTTGCCGCGATCGCAACTTCCCGATGCAGTTGGAGAAATGTTGTGGCGTGACTACGATATTCAAGTGAGTGTGGACTTCCCTTCTCCAAAAACAGGCTCTTGCTGGCGACTAACTGCCCAAGGATGGGTTGGTCACATTCCCTTAACGAGTGATTTTCACATTGCTCTGCGCCCCAAAGTTAAGCTAGGTAATCTTCTGCGAATGCTGGAGTATGTCTATGACCTCAAAAGTTTTCGCTTTTTGTCAGGACTGGTTGATTGTCAAACACTCTTAGAATTTTATGAACGGCTGGCTGATATTTTAGCCCGTCGCATTCTCAACCGAGGTCGCCAGGGTTTCTACTGTGCCCACATCCCCAAGACAGAACATTTGCCTTATGTTCGGGGACGTATTGATGTACGGCTCCTTGGCACTCGACCCTGGGATACTAAAATTCAGTGCCATTATGAAGAACATACCGCAGACGTTGAAGAGAATCAAATTCTTGCTTGGACACTCTGGTGTATTGCCCGTAGCGGTTTGTGTACGGAAAAGGTAATGCCAACACTGCGCCACGCATATCATCTACTACAGGGATTTGTGACATTGCAACCATGCAATCCCAGAACTTGTATAGGACGACAGTACAACCGCCTGAATGAGGATTATCGCCCCCTACACGCGCTTTGCCGCTTCTTTTTGGAACAGATTGCACCTAGTCATGAAACAGGTACAAACGCGACGTTACCCTTTTTGGTTAATATGTCGCAACTCTACGAACGCTTTGTGGCAGAGTGGCTGAAAACTCATCGGGAAACGGCACTGCTAACGCAAGCGTTAGATATCCAGTCCCAAGAAAGAGTATATTTGGTTCAGGATAAAGCATTATACCTTGACATTGACTTGGTACTCTATGATATGGCAACAGGGATAGCCAGATATGTGTTAGATACTAAGTACAAAGCTGCTTCTAAGCCAGCGAATGCTGATATTAACCAAATGGTCGCCTATGCGGAAGCAAAAGGGTGTCAGAAGGCAATTCTAATTTATCCAGCGCCCTTGGCAGAACCGTTGAACATCAAAATTGGTAACATCCAAATTCGCAGTTTGACTTTTTCTCTTGCAGGGGATTTGGAACAGGCAGGTTATCGTTTTTTACAGGATTTACTGGAGACTGAAGTTAGGTAA
- a CDS encoding type II toxin-antitoxin system HicB family antitoxin → MRYAVVIEKAEGNYSAYVPDLPGCVATGETIEEVKQMIAEAIEFHIEGMLEDGLPIPQPTSIAHEVEVLEVMNYPAV, encoded by the coding sequence ATGCGGTACGCAGTGGTGATTGAAAAAGCTGAAGGTAATTACTCTGCTTATGTTCCTGATTTACCAGGTTGTGTAGCTACAGGCGAAACCATAGAAGAAGTCAAGCAGATGATTGCAGAAGCTATTGAATTTCATATAGAAGGAATGTTAGAAGATGGTTTGCCGATTCCTCAACCTACAAGCATTGCTCACGAAGTCGAAGTATTAGAAGTAATGAACTACCCCGCCGTATAA
- a CDS encoding type II toxin-antitoxin system HicA family toxin — MKVRDVIKLIEADGWYLARTKGSHRQFKHPDKLGTVTVPGKLSDDLAPGTLSSIWRQAQL, encoded by the coding sequence ATGAAAGTACGTGATGTTATTAAACTAATAGAAGCCGATGGTTGGTATCTTGCTAGAACTAAAGGTAGTCATCGGCAGTTCAAACATCCTGATAAATTAGGCACGGTTACGGTTCCAGGTAAATTGTCTGATGACCTAGCCCCTGGTACTCTAAGTAGTATTTGGAGGCAAGCACAGTTATAA
- a CDS encoding thylakoid membrane photosystem I accumulation factor — translation MSSRKFLFLHKQIADWRRVVSKCLLILTCLLFISMQPALAGIKDDTFDGNVFVVYAGNGSLVPSKETLAQTLARHKPAMLAFYVDDSRDCKKYAITISRVQEFYGRAAEIIPVDVDAIEPNKTYDPTQPGYYYSGGVPQVVVFDQSGQVVLNKKGQVPFEEIDDRFREVFDLLPRTESVELKRRSFNEFSSELAK, via the coding sequence ATGAGTAGTAGAAAGTTTCTTTTTTTACATAAACAAATTGCTGACTGGCGACGGGTGGTATCGAAATGCCTGCTAATACTAACTTGTCTGTTATTTATCAGTATGCAGCCTGCCTTAGCAGGTATCAAAGATGATACTTTTGATGGTAACGTTTTTGTAGTTTATGCTGGCAATGGTTCGCTGGTTCCTTCCAAAGAAACGCTAGCACAGACTTTAGCGAGACATAAACCTGCGATGTTGGCGTTTTATGTTGATGACAGCAGGGACTGCAAGAAATATGCGATTACTATTTCACGAGTACAGGAATTCTATGGAAGGGCAGCAGAGATTATACCTGTTGATGTAGATGCCATCGAGCCTAACAAGACCTACGACCCCACACAGCCAGGATATTACTACTCTGGAGGTGTTCCTCAAGTTGTAGTGTTTGATCAGTCAGGTCAGGTAGTTTTGAATAAGAAGGGACAAGTGCCCTTTGAAGAAATAGACGATAGATTTCGGGAAGTGTTTGATTTATTACCCCGAACTGAATCAGTGGAGTTAAAGCGGCGTTCCTTCAATGAGTTTAGTAGTGAGTTAGCGAAGTAA
- the tnpA gene encoding IS200/IS605 family transposase, whose protein sequence is MGKFEPDEYRHEGNAVSLLNYHFVFIPKRRKKVLVGAISERLEQIICEVCHENRWRIIAMEIMPDHVHLFVNAKPNDEPSKIIRLIKGRASHHLRKEFPELLKLPTLWTPSYFVSTAGNISTEAVKNYIAQQRD, encoded by the coding sequence ATGGGAAAATTTGAACCAGACGAGTACAGACATGAGGGTAATGCAGTATCCCTATTGAATTATCATTTTGTTTTCATCCCTAAAAGGCGTAAAAAAGTATTAGTCGGTGCAATTTCAGAAAGATTAGAACAGATTATTTGTGAGGTGTGCCACGAAAACAGATGGCGAATTATTGCAATGGAAATTATGCCCGACCATGTACATTTATTTGTGAATGCGAAACCTAATGATGAACCTAGTAAAATCATTAGGTTGATTAAAGGTAGAGCATCACACCACCTAAGAAAAGAGTTCCCCGAATTGCTGAAATTACCTACTCTGTGGACACCTAGTTACTTTGTCTCCACTGCTGGCAATATCTCAACTGAAGCGGTTAAAAACTATATTGCACAACAGAGAGATTAG
- a CDS encoding transposase → MLVLEYKIKGTKLQYQAIDEAIRTIQFIRNKAIRYWMDAPREANINKVALNNYSTALRKEFKFVEELNSMACQSATERAWSSIDRFYSNCKSKIPGKKAENAVLGSHATPLKSGNPPTGVAPQVERFSKTGYPRFQKDNRSVEYKTSGWSLHPTKRRITFTDKKGISEVKLLGKWDIHTYPVKSIKRVRLVRKADGYYCQFAIKTEPLSESRIADGEVGLDVGLEFFYSDSNGHHEPNPRFLKKAEKAIKHAQRQIYKKEKGKNQRRKARQRYARAHLKVSRQRNEHALLIARNVCKANALVVYEDLRVKNMVKNHCLAKSINDVSWGLFRRWLEYFAGKFNTKVVAINPRMTSQKCSDCGAIVKKSLSTRTHKCSCGCELQRDINAAINILNRGIARDGQSQSNATGLATSTLLGETLVEQVARVKVESPCL, encoded by the coding sequence GTGTTGGTGTTAGAGTACAAAATCAAAGGCACAAAATTACAGTATCAAGCCATAGACGAAGCTATTAGAACTATACAGTTCATTAGAAATAAGGCGATTAGATACTGGATGGATGCACCAAGAGAGGCGAATATAAATAAAGTCGCTCTTAATAACTATTCAACAGCACTACGGAAAGAGTTTAAATTTGTAGAAGAACTTAATTCAATGGCTTGCCAATCTGCAACCGAAAGAGCATGGTCATCTATTGATAGATTTTACAGTAATTGCAAATCTAAAATTCCAGGTAAAAAAGCGGAAAACGCGGTCTTGGGGTCTCACGCCACTCCCCTCAAGTCGGGAAACCCGCCCACGGGGGTGGCTCCCCAAGTGGAGCGATTTTCCAAGACAGGCTATCCACGTTTTCAAAAAGATAATCGTTCAGTTGAATATAAAACCTCTGGATGGTCACTGCATCCTACTAAACGACGTATTACCTTCACTGATAAAAAAGGCATTAGTGAAGTTAAATTGCTTGGGAAGTGGGACATTCACACTTACCCTGTCAAGTCAATAAAACGAGTAAGGTTAGTCAGAAAAGCCGATGGGTACTATTGCCAATTTGCAATCAAAACTGAACCTTTAAGTGAGTCTAGAATTGCTGATGGTGAAGTAGGTTTGGATGTAGGGTTAGAGTTTTTCTACTCTGATTCTAATGGACACCATGAACCTAATCCCAGGTTTTTAAAAAAAGCTGAAAAAGCAATTAAACACGCTCAACGTCAGATATACAAAAAGGAGAAAGGTAAAAACCAACGACGAAAAGCTAGACAGAGATATGCAAGAGCGCACTTAAAAGTAAGTAGACAACGGAATGAACACGCTCTCTTGATTGCGCGTAACGTATGCAAGGCTAACGCCTTAGTGGTCTATGAAGATTTAAGGGTTAAGAACATGGTAAAAAATCACTGTCTTGCTAAATCGATTAATGATGTTAGCTGGGGTTTGTTTCGTCGTTGGTTAGAATATTTTGCAGGTAAATTCAACACTAAAGTTGTTGCCATTAATCCTAGAATGACATCTCAAAAATGTAGTGATTGTGGTGCAATAGTTAAAAAATCTCTTTCAACTCGTACCCATAAATGTAGTTGTGGGTGTGAGCTACAAAGAGACATAAATGCTGCAATAAATATTCTAAATCGCGGCATCGCTAGGGATGGGCAGTCCCAAAGTAACGCTACTGGACTAGCAACCTCTACTCTACTTGGGGAAACCTTGGTTGAGCAAGTAGCTAGGGTGAAGGTAGAATCCCCGTGTCTTTAG
- a CDS encoding Mur ligase family protein, protein MGNKIKFIDRLRLGFAVLVAKSVTFIVRSLRLGAASVLPGSIARRIEPRLLQLLSQQVKNGVILIAGTNGKTTTSLLIKTILERNGYRIAHNSTGANLENGLMTALLESTNLVGTLDVDYAILEVDENIVPKVLTPLQPRIILCLNLFRDQLDRYGEVDTISKRWTKVISTLPPETVVIPNADDPTLSYLGQQLPQRVLFFGLNEPEQYLEAIPHAVDSIYCPRCGHSLDYKGVYLSHLGDFTCPSCGFSKSKPSFESREWQQILVGLYNKYNTLAAVTATKELGVDEAIIKDSINNFQAAFGRAEELEINGKRVRILLSKNPVGTNETIRVVNQSSDTTTLLVLNDRTPDGTDVSWIWDVDTEKLVERGGTLVVSGDRVYDMALRLRYSEKSGESRLNLIVEEDLRQAIATALEHTPDNETLHILPTYSAMLEVREVLTGRKIL, encoded by the coding sequence GTGGGAAACAAAATAAAATTTATAGATAGACTGCGACTCGGTTTCGCGGTGTTGGTAGCAAAAAGCGTCACGTTTATAGTGCGATCGCTGCGTCTGGGTGCTGCTAGTGTATTACCAGGCTCTATTGCCCGTCGCATTGAACCCCGACTCTTACAGTTATTGAGTCAGCAAGTCAAAAATGGGGTAATTTTAATTGCTGGTACTAACGGCAAAACCACTACATCGCTGCTGATCAAAACGATTCTAGAACGCAATGGCTACCGCATCGCCCATAATTCTACAGGGGCAAATCTGGAAAATGGTTTGATGACAGCGCTGCTAGAAAGCACAAATTTGGTAGGAACGCTGGATGTTGATTATGCGATTTTGGAAGTTGATGAGAATATTGTACCAAAGGTATTAACACCGCTCCAGCCGCGAATCATCCTCTGTTTAAATTTATTCCGCGATCAACTCGATAGGTACGGGGAAGTAGACACAATTAGTAAACGTTGGACAAAGGTAATTTCTACCCTCCCACCAGAAACGGTGGTCATTCCCAATGCTGACGACCCGACTTTATCTTATCTTGGTCAACAGTTACCCCAACGAGTCTTATTCTTTGGTTTGAATGAACCAGAACAATATTTAGAAGCAATTCCTCACGCAGTTGATTCTATTTATTGTCCCAGATGTGGACATTCTTTAGATTACAAAGGTGTTTACTTATCTCATTTGGGAGATTTTACTTGTCCTAGTTGCGGTTTTAGTAAAAGTAAACCATCTTTTGAAAGTAGAGAATGGCAACAAATTCTGGTTGGTTTATACAACAAATATAATACTTTAGCTGCTGTCACAGCCACCAAAGAATTAGGAGTTGATGAAGCAATAATCAAAGATAGTATTAACAACTTCCAAGCAGCTTTTGGTCGGGCGGAAGAATTAGAAATTAACGGCAAACGAGTGAGGATTTTATTATCCAAAAATCCTGTGGGTACGAATGAAACAATTAGAGTAGTAAATCAAAGTAGTGACACAACTACATTACTAGTGTTAAACGATCGCACACCCGATGGTACAGATGTATCCTGGATTTGGGATGTAGATACAGAGAAATTAGTCGAACGCGGAGGAACTTTAGTAGTCAGTGGCGATCGCGTTTATGATATGGCGCTACGTCTGCGCTATAGTGAAAAATCTGGTGAGAGTAGATTAAATTTGATTGTCGAAGAAGATTTACGACAAGCGATCGCTACTGCCTTAGAACATACACCAGATAACGAAACCTTGCACATTCTACCCACCTATTCAGCCATGCTAGAAGTGCGAGAAGTTCTCACTGGACGGAAAATTCTTTAA
- a CDS encoding type 1 glutamine amidotransferase: MSNQNLELTIGWLYPTLMSTYGDRGNVITIERRALWRGYNVKVLPLDQNATAADIKSVDVIVGGGAQDRQQEIVMRDLQGAKADAMRDKIENGTPGVFTCGSPQLLGHYYEPGLGQRIEGLGILDLVSIHPGENTRRCIGNLVIEVTASRLAPDLAEMTGSKPYLVGFENHGGRTKLGKVEALGRVVYGLGNNGEDGTEGAFYQNAIATYSHGPLLPKNPFVADWLIQTALRLKYQQAIALQPLDDSLALQAREAMFKRLKVSLPTPEKI, from the coding sequence ATGAGTAATCAAAATTTAGAATTAACAATCGGTTGGTTGTACCCGACGCTGATGAGTACCTATGGCGATCGCGGTAATGTTATTACTATTGAACGTCGCGCTCTGTGGCGGGGATACAATGTTAAGGTGTTGCCTTTGGATCAAAATGCTACGGCGGCTGATATTAAAAGTGTAGACGTGATTGTCGGCGGTGGCGCACAAGACCGCCAGCAAGAAATTGTCATGCGGGATTTGCAAGGTGCAAAGGCTGATGCTATGCGTGATAAAATCGAAAATGGAACACCAGGAGTTTTTACTTGTGGTTCTCCCCAACTGCTGGGTCATTATTATGAACCAGGCTTAGGACAGCGGATTGAAGGTTTGGGAATACTCGATTTAGTCTCTATACATCCTGGTGAAAATACTAGGCGCTGTATTGGTAACTTGGTAATTGAAGTTACAGCTTCCCGTTTGGCGCCAGATTTAGCAGAGATGACGGGAAGCAAACCTTATTTAGTAGGCTTTGAAAATCACGGCGGACGTACCAAGCTGGGGAAGGTGGAAGCTTTGGGGCGTGTGGTGTATGGCTTGGGCAATAATGGTGAAGATGGGACAGAAGGAGCATTTTATCAAAATGCGATCGCTACTTATTCCCACGGCCCTTTGTTACCGAAAAATCCTTTTGTGGCGGACTGGTTAATTCAAACAGCACTGCGGTTGAAATATCAGCAGGCCATCGCCTTGCAACCGTTAGATGATAGCCTGGCACTACAAGCACGGGAAGCCATGTTTAAGCGGTTGAAAGTCAGTTTACCAACTCCAGAAAAAATTTAA
- a CDS encoding SDR family oxidoreductase has translation MPEEQTLQPPQQQQPPGIESEMTPKPKADDAQYQGSGKLKNKVALITGGDSGIGRAVAIAFAKEGADVAIVYLNEHEDAKETKHLVEKQGRRALAIAGDITDETFCQQAVQQTVDEFSKLDILINNAAEQHPQKSIEDITKEQLERTFRTNIFSMFYLTKAAVKHLHQGSAIINTTSVTAYKGSPQLLDYSSTKGAIVAFTRSLSQNLVDKGIRVNAVAPGPIWTPLIPSTFPEEKVENFGKQVPMQRAGQPEEVAPSYVFLASDDASYISGQVLHPNGAEVVNG, from the coding sequence ATGCCAGAAGAGCAAACATTACAGCCACCACAGCAACAGCAACCACCAGGTATTGAATCAGAAATGACGCCAAAACCTAAAGCAGATGATGCTCAGTATCAAGGTTCTGGCAAGTTAAAAAATAAAGTAGCGTTAATAACGGGTGGAGATAGTGGTATTGGTCGTGCTGTAGCGATCGCATTTGCCAAAGAAGGCGCAGATGTGGCGATTGTTTACCTGAATGAACATGAAGATGCCAAAGAAACAAAACATTTGGTAGAAAAACAAGGGCGTCGTGCGCTGGCTATAGCAGGCGATATTACTGATGAAACTTTTTGTCAACAAGCAGTGCAACAAACAGTAGATGAGTTTAGCAAACTAGACATTCTCATCAATAACGCCGCTGAACAGCATCCACAAAAAAGTATTGAAGATATCACCAAAGAACAGTTAGAGCGAACTTTCCGTACTAATATTTTCTCAATGTTTTACTTAACTAAAGCGGCGGTAAAACACTTGCACCAAGGAAGTGCTATCATCAACACCACATCAGTCACAGCTTATAAAGGCAGTCCACAACTACTTGATTACTCTTCAACAAAAGGTGCGATCGTTGCTTTTACTCGCTCCTTATCACAAAATTTGGTAGACAAGGGAATTCGGGTGAATGCTGTTGCACCAGGCCCTATATGGACACCTTTAATTCCCTCAACCTTTCCAGAAGAGAAAGTTGAAAATTTCGGCAAACAAGTGCCAATGCAAAGAGCCGGACAACCTGAAGAAGTAGCACCAAGCTATGTATTTTTAGCCTCGGATGACGCTTCTTATATATCTGGTCAAGTGTTACATCCCAATGGTGCGGAAGTAGTTAATGGTTAA
- a CDS encoding CoA-binding protein produces the protein MPNLKEDDNALRQVLTQAKTIAVVGHSDKRDRTSYQIAQFLRTVGYTVYPVNPLVPEIDGQPCYPALKEITQPVDIVNIFRRSEYLPEIIQEAIAINAKTVWAQLGVSDSSSAQKALDAQLNVVMDACIKIEYLRLKVG, from the coding sequence ATGCCAAACCTCAAAGAAGATGATAACGCCCTACGGCAAGTATTGACCCAAGCTAAAACCATCGCCGTTGTCGGTCATTCTGATAAACGCGATCGCACCAGCTATCAAATTGCCCAATTTTTGCGGACTGTCGGCTACACAGTTTATCCTGTTAACCCCTTAGTTCCAGAAATTGACGGTCAGCCCTGCTATCCTGCTCTCAAGGAAATTACACAACCAGTAGATATTGTCAATATCTTTCGCCGTTCCGAGTACCTACCGGAAATTATCCAAGAAGCCATTGCTATCAATGCCAAAACTGTGTGGGCGCAATTAGGTGTTTCTGATTCCTCATCAGCACAAAAAGCCCTAGATGCACAACTAAACGTAGTAATGGATGCCTGTATAAAAATTGAGTATTTGCGGTTAAAAGTAGGTTAA
- a CDS encoding sodium:proton antiporter, producing MVLESAIGQEVISTNLKQFLLVLSVSLGVATLPQIFSWFRQIPYTLLLVIVGLGLAFVDVRLVTLSPELILFIFLPPLLFEAAWNLKWSDLKRDLIPICLYAVLGVVISIAGVAIGLNQLAGLSLTTALLIGASLSATDPVSVTALFRELGVGSRLVTLMEGESLFNDGMAVVAFGFLVALSLGTAQLEVQPILVQFFTVVGIGVAVGGLIGFGISYLTQRFDLPMVEQSLTLVSAYGTYLITEDLGGSGVMGVVTTGLILGNFGSRIGMNPRTRIIVSEFWEFLAFFVNSIVFLLIGDQIRFANLAENLPIILVTVAAMILMRAIAIYLLSNLSTAFTKSAIALPEQTILWWGGLRGSVSIALALSVPTILPEREKIIATVFGVVLFTLLVQGLSIKPLLQKLNLLGDAPIRQQYLELVARHVALERVLQHLQADQRPGIDQEFYRYQEKLIKGEIENLQESIDKLQNEYPNLQSFTTEQLRGELLAIEADTYAEFVKSGRLNKQLSPLLQNVLHHADEKQAF from the coding sequence ATGGTACTGGAATCGGCAATCGGTCAAGAAGTTATTTCAACCAATCTCAAGCAGTTTCTCTTGGTACTTTCGGTATCTTTAGGTGTGGCGACGCTACCGCAAATATTTAGCTGGTTTCGCCAAATACCTTACACCTTACTACTAGTGATTGTGGGACTAGGGTTGGCATTTGTTGATGTGCGTCTGGTGACTCTCTCCCCGGAATTAATTTTGTTCATTTTTTTACCACCACTGTTGTTTGAAGCCGCATGGAATTTGAAATGGTCGGACTTGAAGCGGGATTTAATACCAATTTGCTTGTATGCGGTGTTGGGGGTAGTGATTTCCATTGCGGGGGTGGCAATTGGTTTGAATCAACTTGCGGGACTATCGTTAACTACAGCTTTGCTGATTGGGGCTAGTTTGTCTGCTACTGACCCGGTTTCTGTCACTGCTTTGTTTCGGGAATTGGGCGTAGGTAGCCGTCTTGTCACTCTGATGGAAGGCGAAAGCTTATTCAATGATGGCATGGCTGTGGTAGCCTTTGGTTTTTTGGTGGCGCTGTCTTTGGGAACTGCCCAATTAGAAGTTCAACCAATTTTGGTACAGTTTTTCACAGTTGTCGGTATTGGTGTAGCCGTGGGAGGTTTGATTGGCTTTGGGATTTCTTACCTTACCCAACGCTTCGATTTACCGATGGTGGAACAATCTTTAACCTTGGTATCGGCTTACGGCACTTACCTGATTACAGAAGATTTAGGTGGTTCTGGGGTGATGGGAGTTGTCACCACAGGCTTGATTCTGGGCAACTTTGGTTCTCGCATAGGTATGAATCCCCGCACTCGGATTATTGTTTCTGAATTTTGGGAATTTTTGGCGTTTTTTGTCAACTCTATTGTGTTTTTGCTGATTGGCGACCAAATCAGGTTTGCTAATTTGGCAGAAAACCTGCCAATCATTTTGGTCACAGTAGCAGCAATGATTTTGATGCGGGCAATTGCTATTTATCTTCTCAGCAATTTGAGTACTGCCTTCACCAAATCAGCGATCGCCTTACCAGAGCAAACTATACTGTGGTGGGGTGGATTACGCGGTTCTGTTTCCATTGCCCTGGCATTGAGTGTGCCGACAATACTGCCAGAACGAGAAAAAATCATCGCTACAGTGTTTGGAGTAGTTTTATTTACCCTCCTGGTTCAGGGATTGTCCATTAAACCCCTGTTACAAAAACTCAATCTTCTAGGTGATGCACCTATACGTCAGCAGTATTTAGAGTTAGTTGCCCGTCACGTAGCCCTAGAACGTGTTTTGCAACACCTGCAAGCAGATCAACGTCCAGGCATTGACCAAGAGTTCTACCGTTACCAAGAGAAACTAATCAAAGGTGAAATTGAGAATCTACAAGAGTCAATTGACAAATTACAGAATGAATATCCCAATCTCCAAAGCTTTACAACTGAACAGTTGCGAGGAGAACTACTGGCAATTGAGGCAGATACTTATGCAGAATTTGTCAAATCTGGTCGGTTAAATAAACAACTTTCGCCGTTACTGCAAAACGTTTTGCACCACGCAGATGAGAAACAGGCATTTTGA
- a CDS encoding DUF389 domain-containing protein — protein MGKSIRDRFKNFRRTGSQPAQIQQLETDLLAESNLDSSYITLIVGSCAIATFGLLSNSSAVIIGAMIIAPLMLPIRGMAFAALQANIILFRKGVIAVIVGTVLAVAIALSLGLLVAIPSYGSEVLARSQPTLLDLGIAVVAGGISGWAKVEPKISGSVAGTAIAVALMPPVCVIGLGLAQGNWGLSLGATLLYLTNLLGISLSCMLAFLVAGYTSIAQARKPLILTSVLTAILLIPLGVSFARLVRQAQLEASLQRALLNRTVTFQRLQLLNSNINWLANPPKVRLSVRAKEPVTPRQVQLLEEFISREMGQAFTLIFEVGQVKEIRSSGGDRGQGSKEAGEMER, from the coding sequence TTGGGTAAGAGCATTCGAGACCGCTTTAAAAATTTCCGACGCACAGGTTCACAACCAGCGCAAATCCAACAGCTAGAAACAGACTTGCTCGCAGAGTCAAACTTAGACTCATCTTACATAACTTTGATTGTTGGCTCCTGTGCGATCGCTACTTTCGGCTTATTGTCAAATAGTAGTGCTGTGATCATCGGAGCTATGATTATTGCACCCCTAATGTTGCCGATTCGGGGCATGGCTTTTGCTGCTTTGCAAGCCAACATTATTTTATTCCGCAAAGGAGTAATTGCTGTCATCGTCGGCACAGTGCTGGCTGTGGCTATTGCCTTGAGTCTGGGTTTGCTGGTAGCAATCCCCAGTTATGGTAGTGAGGTACTAGCCCGTTCTCAGCCAACATTGTTAGATTTAGGAATTGCGGTGGTGGCTGGTGGTATTAGTGGTTGGGCGAAAGTTGAGCCAAAAATCTCTGGTAGTGTCGCCGGAACAGCGATTGCTGTTGCTTTGATGCCTCCTGTGTGCGTTATTGGCTTAGGTTTAGCACAAGGTAACTGGGGACTTAGTTTGGGGGCAACTCTACTCTACCTCACGAATTTACTGGGTATTTCCCTTTCCTGTATGCTGGCATTTCTAGTAGCAGGATATACTTCTATAGCCCAGGCACGCAAACCACTGATTTTGACTTCGGTTTTAACAGCTATCCTGTTAATCCCATTGGGTGTTAGCTTTGCGCGACTAGTGCGCCAAGCACAACTCGAAGCCAGCTTGCAACGGGCATTATTAAATAGAACTGTCACCTTTCAACGATTGCAGTTACTCAACAGTAATATTAACTGGTTGGCGAATCCTCCAAAAGTCCGTCTGAGCGTTCGGGCAAAGGAACCCGTCACACCCAGACAAGTACAGTTATTAGAAGAATTCATCAGCCGAGAGATGGGCCAAGCATTCACCCTGATTTTTGAAGTTGGTCAGGTTAAGGAAATTCGCAGTTCTGGGGGGGATAGAGGGCAGGGGAGCAAGGAAGCAGGGGAGATGGAAAGATGA